Genomic DNA from Anthonomus grandis grandis chromosome 2, icAntGran1.3, whole genome shotgun sequence:
CCTCTTGGCAGGCCTATCATCATCAATGTCGACAAAGGGATGAGTGCTGTCATAAATGTACTTCAATAATTTTGCCCCTTGGAGCCTTTTTAAGGGCTTCACACCAATTTTATCCAACTCTTTAACGATCAACGGGGTCGTCATTGTATCGTAATTCGGCATGGGAGTTATATCGCTGGTTTTGATTATGTATTGGCTATTCACTGGTGTTTCTATGGGGTTTTCTTGGATTAGAAGAGACTGCGAAGCTTTATCGTCTGGGCTCGTTTTTGGGCTCATAAAATTCTCATTTTCATTATTGATGGAATAATTTAACTCCTCATTATTTAAGGTTTCGATTGAACATGAGGAAGATTTATCGTCTGGACTCGTTTTCGGGCTCATAAAATTCTCATTTGCTTGATTGATGGAATAATTTAACTCCTCATTATTTAAGGTTTCGATTGAACTTGAGTAAGATTTATCGTCTGGACTCGTTTTCGGGCTCATAAAATTCTCATTTGCTTGATTGATGGAATAATTTAACTCCTCATTATTTAAGGTTTCGATTGAATATGAGGAAGACTTATTGTCTCGACTCGTTTTTAGGCGCATAAAATTCTCATTTTCATGATTGATGGAATAATTTAGCTCCTCATTATTTAAGGTTTTGATTGGAGTCGAGTAGTCTAGAGAATAGATTAACGTTTCATCATTTGTGGCAGACAATTGAATGCTATTTCTGGTTTTTGACGGAGTTGCACGGCTTGTAGAATAATTCAATTCTTCATCGTTCAACAATGATTCTTGGCTGCCGTTTTTTGGGCTCAAAGAGCTTAcagaaaaattaagattttcaaTGACATTcgtgcaattaaaaaaatctgcataaCGGGTGGAATAGTTCAGCTCTTCATCATTCAAGACGGATTCCTGGCTGCTATTTACAtcttttacaggatttttacAAACATCCGATTCCTCACTTCCTATAGATTCTTTATCTAGTTCTTTGCTATTCAAAGTGGCAGTGGCATTATTATCGAAACTATAACGATCTTGACTTAAAAGTGTTTTGATATAATCGGTGACATTCAGATGTTCTTCATCACGAGCTGCCCAAGGTTCCTCTGAACTGTCTGATATCAAAATACATTCGTTCTCATCAATTGGTTCTTTAGTACTAACAATTTCATCATTAGTACTAATTGAGAAAGCTTCTTGGGCTTCTGGTGGCTCCTCGTATGAAGCAAACAAATCAGGCGAGATACTCCTTTTTCCAGGACTTTTTGGTAGCTCTGGACTCTTTTCTCTGCCAATTATTGTGCCCCAATCCCTCAGTAAACTTATAAATCGCCTTCTAGAGAAGTTCAAGTCTGATACATAAAAATTATCGGAAGCATAATCAAACTTAAATAATCTACATTCATTACAAGCTAATCCATGCAATCTTTCACTAAATATTTCAACCTTATCAGTCTTGTTTGTTTCGAGGCTCATTTGGTTCaatattaaggatatttttgaGTTAATCAATTGTTCCCGGTCAGCTGAGGTGCGCATGTTCAATATTGGGGTGACATACTTGAAACGATTTCTTCCCTTTTTGGGTCCCACCtacaacaaaaattattgggatttaattattaaagtttgGTTGATAGGGGTGTAAAAAGAAGCATATTAATTTCTGGAAATCACATCAATTGATTGGATTTGGTTGACGTTGACACATCTCTGTTACCTATAATATCTAAAGCATTGGAGAAGTGCAAGGATAGGTAActttataattttctatataaatcttGGACCCCATATCAGCAATAATAGATGATTTTGAAGAGGGCAGCTATAATGTTATAAACAgctttgactttttttaattatttattt
This window encodes:
- the LOC126750167 gene encoding structure-specific endonuclease subunit SLX4 isoform X1, with product MNQKQTHYSSKPLSNIKRGAKKTKTKSNSQQSNTVSKYFKSSETRKVEDSDDDFRSPIKLKKPVKVAWKLTKEPPKAKTGKKLVKKQSKLVIENFSSDNVNPEHLQMALALSKSEEKIQEDTPDIGAILQNVKPTSLERFGFKGKKVLEGDSWKPRAPQVGPKKGRNRFKYVTPILNMRTSADREQLINSKISLILNQMSLETNKTDKVEIFSERLHGLACNECRLFKFDYASDNFYVSDLNFSRRRFISLLRDWGTIIGREKSPELPKSPGKRSISPDLFASYEEPPEAQEAFSISTNDEIVSTKEPIDENECILISDSSEEPWAARDEEHLNVTDYIKTLLSQDRYSFDNNATATLNSKELDKESIGSEESDVCKNPVKDVNSSQESVLNDEELNYSTRYADFFNCTNVIENLNFSVSSLSPKNGSQESLLNDEELNYSTSRATPSKTRNSIQLSATNDETLIYSLDYSTPIKTLNNEELNYSINHENENFMRLKTSRDNKSSSYSIETLNNEELNYSINQANENFMSPKTSPDDKSYSSSIETLNNEELNYSINQANENFMSPKTSPDDKSSSCSIETLNNEELNYSINNENENFMSPKTSPDDKASQSLLIQENPIETPVNSQYIIKTSDITPMPNYDTMTTPLIVKELDKIGVKPLKRLQGAKLLKYIYDSTHPFVDIDDDRPAKRARLEETKVAIEIVGDKLLENESLIFERRQKAKVKTCKPPLQIVWHNFVCSNPEIRENILLYEPLQLESLHAMLKELGFMFHIQDLLTFLDKKCITVRVAQGQGKRHR
- the LOC126750167 gene encoding structure-specific endonuclease subunit SLX4 isoform X2 gives rise to the protein MNQKQTHYSSKPLSNIKRGAKKTKTKSNSQQSNTVSKYFKSSETRKVEDSDDDFRSPIKLKKPVKVAWKLTKEPPKAKTGKKLVKKQSKLVIENFSSDNVNPEHLQMALALSKSEEKIQEDTPDIGAILQNVKPTSLERFGFKGKKVLEGDSWKPRAPQVGPKKGRNRFKYVTPILNMRTSADREQLINSKISLILNQMSLETNKTDKVEIFSERLHGLACNECRLFKFDYASDNFYVSDLNFSRRRFISLLRDWGTIIGREKSPELPKSPGKRSISPDLFASYEEPPEAQEAFSISTNDEIVSTKEPIDENECILISDSSEEPWAARDEEHLNVTDYIKTLLSQDRYSFDNNATATLNSKELDKESIGSEESDVCKNPVKDVNSSQESVLNDEELNYSTRYADFFNCTNVIENLNFSVSSLSPKNGSQESLLNDEELNYSTSRATPSKTRNSIQLSATNDETLIYSLDYSTPIKTLNNEELNYSINHENENFMRLKTSRDNKSSSYSIETLNNEELNYSINQANENFMSPKTSPDDKSSSCSIETLNNEELNYSINNENENFMSPKTSPDDKASQSLLIQENPIETPVNSQYIIKTSDITPMPNYDTMTTPLIVKELDKIGVKPLKRLQGAKLLKYIYDSTHPFVDIDDDRPAKRARLEETKVAIEIVGDKLLENESLIFERRQKAKVKTCKPPLQIVWHNFVCSNPEIRENILLYEPLQLESLHAMLKELGFMFHIQDLLTFLDKKCITVRVAQGQGKRHR
- the LOC126750167 gene encoding structure-specific endonuclease subunit SLX4 isoform X3; protein product: MNQKQTHYSSKPLSNIKRGAKKTKTKSNSQQSNTVSKYFKSSETRKVEDSDDDFRSPIKLKKPVKVAWKLTKEPPKAKTGKKLVKKQSKLVIENFSSDNVNPEHLQMALALSKSEEKIQEDTPDIGAILQNVKPTSLERFGFKGKKVLEGDSWKPRAPQVGPKKGRNRFKYVTPILNMRTSADREQLINSKISLILNQMSLETNKTDKVEIFSERLHGLACNECRLFKFDYASDNFYVSDLNFSRRRFISLLRDWGTIIGREKSPELPKSPGKRSISPDLFASYEEPPEAQEAFSISTNDEIVSTKEPIDENECILISDSSEEPWAARDEEHLNVTDYIKTLLSQDRYSFDNNATATLNSKELDKESIGSEESDVCKNPVKDVNSSQESVLNDEELNYSTRYADFFNCTNVIENLNFSVSSLSPKNGSQESLLNDEELNYSTSRATPSKTRNSIQLSATNDETLIYSLDYSTPIKTLNNEELNYSINHENENFMRLKTSRDNKSSSYSIETLNNEELNYSINQANENFMSPKTSPDDKSYSSSIETLNNEELNYSINQANENFMSPKTSPDDKSSSCSIETLNNEELNYSINNENENFMSPKTSPDDKASQSLLIQENPIETPVNSQYIIKTSDITPMPNYDTMTTPLIVKELDKIGVKPLKRLQGAKLLKYIYDSTHPFVDIDDDRPAKRARLEETKVAIEIVGDKLLEKLIIIKFFLLIRIL